TCGACCTACGCCAATCCCGACTACCTCGTGGCCGCGCCGTTCGCCAAGGTCACCTACGACTCGCTCAAGGCGGTGGACCCGGCGCATCCGACGCTGCTGCCGGTGCCGTACAAGGGCATCCAGATCGTATCCATTCCCGAGTTCCAGGCGGTCGCCACGCTGGTGGGCCGCCAGATCGCCGGCGCGCTGGCCGGCCGCGGCAACGTCGACACGCTGCTGCACGTAGCGCAGGGCGCGGTGGATCGCACCATGAAGCGCGCGGGCTATTACGACAACAAGCCGGTCATCCAGAAGCAGGAGGCGACGCCATGAACGCGACGGTCCGCAAACGCCCCGAGCGGCTGCTCGCCCAGCCGGCCATCGTCATGCTGCTGGTATGGATGATCGTGCCGCTGGCGATGACGCTGTATTTCTCCACGCAGTACTACAACCTGCTCTACCCGGGGAAATCCGCCTTCGTCGGGCTGGAGAACTTCGCCTATTTCTTCACCTACCCGAGCTTCTGGACCTCGGTGCTCAACACGGTGGTGCTGGTCGGCAGCGTGCTGGCGGTGACCGTGGTCGGGGGCGTGCTCATCTCGGTGCTGGTCGACGAGACCTTCCCCGGCCAGGGCATCGTGCGCATGCTGCTGATCTCGCCGTTCTTCATCATGCCCACGGTCGCGGCGCTGGTCTGGAAGAACCTGTTGATGAATCCCGTGTCGGGCTTCCTCGCCTGGCTATGGAAACTCTTCGGCGCCACGCCGGTGAACTGGTTCGCCGACTGGCCCCTGCTCTCGGTGATCGTCGTCGTGTCGTGGGAATGGCTTCCCTTCGCCATCCTCATCTTCGTCACCGCGCTGCAGTCGCTCGACCGCGAGCAACTGGAAGCGGCACGCATGGACGGCGCGCGCGGCATGGCGATCTTCCGCCACCTCACCCTGCCGCACCTGGCGCGTCCCATCGCCGTGGTGGTGATGGTGGAGGCGATCTTCCTGCTCAACGTGTTCGCCGAGATCTACGTCACCACGAACGGCGGCCCGGGCGACGCCACCACCAACGTACCCTTCCTGGTCTACACGCAGGCGCTGCTCGAATTCGACGTGGGCGCGGCCTCCGCCGGCGGCCTGGTCGCGGTGGTCCTGGCGAACGTGATGGCGATCTTCCTGATCCGCCTGATCGGCAAGTCGCTTACCGAACGCTGAAGGAGACGGACCCATGTCGCACCGACCCCATCGCCGTCTCGCCCGCACCGTTCGTGCCATCGCCTCCTGGCTGGTGGCGCTGGCGATGTTCTTTCCCATCCTCTGGATGCTGCTGACCAGTTTCAAGAAGGAGCTGGATGCCTTCAGCATGCCCCCGCATTTCCTCTTCACGCCGACGCTGGAGAATTACCGCGACATCCTCGCACGCGCGAACTACCTGCATTACGCCTGGAACTCGATCGTGACCGCGGGCGGCGCGACGATCCTGGGCATGCTGGTGGCGGTACCCGCGGCCTACGCCTTCGCCTATCACCCCACCCGCCGCACCAAGGACGTGCTGCTGTGGATGCTCTCCACGAAGATGCTGCCGAGCGTGGGCGTGCTCGTGCCGATCTACCTCATCTGCCGCGATCTGAACATGCTCGACTCGAAGACGGCGCTGGTGGTCATCTTCGCGCTGATCAACCTGCCGATCATGGTCTGGATGATCTACACCTATTTCCGCGACATCCCCTACGACATCCTCGAAGCCGCGCGCATGGATGGCGCGAATACCGTGCAGACGATGTTCCGCGTGCTGATCCCCGTCAGCCGCGGCGGCCTCGCCTCGACGGCGTTGCTTTGCCTCATCCTTTCGTGGAACGAGGCGTTCTGGTCGCTCAACCTCACCACCGCCAGCGCGGCGCCGCTCACCGCCCTGATCGCCTCGTTCTCCAGTCCCGAGGGACTGTTCTGGGCCAAGCTGTCCGCCGTTTCCACCCTGGCCTGCGCCCCCATCCTCGTGCTCGGCTGGGCGTCGCAACGCCAGCTCGTGCGCGGCCTCACCTTCGGCGCGGTCAAATAGGAGTCACGCATGTCCCGTCTGGAAATCCGTTCGCTGCGCAAGTCGTTCGAAGGCGTCGACGTCATCAAGGGCATCGACCTGGTGGTGGAAGACCGCGAATTCTGCGTGTTCCTCGGCCCCTCGGGCTGCGGCAAGTCGACGACGCTCCGCCTGATCGCCGGGCTGGAAGACGCCGACGACGGGCAGATCCTGCTCGACGGCGACGACATCACCCACCGTGCCGTCGACAAGCGCGACCTGGCCATGGTGTTCCAGAGCTACGCGCTGTACCCGCACATGAGCGTGCGCGAGAACATGTCGTTCGCGCTGAAGCTCGCCGGCGTCGACCGGCGCACCATCGACGAGAAGGTGTCCAGGGCGGCGAAGATCCTCGCGCTGGAACCCTACCTCGACCGCAAGCCCTCGGCATTGTCGGGCGGCCAGCGGCAGCGTGTCGCGATCGGCCGGGCGATCACCCGCGAACCGCGCGTGTTCCTGTTCGACGAGCCGCTGTCCAACCTCGACGCGGCGCTTCGCGCGCAGACCCGCCTCGAGCTTGCGCGACTGCACCAGGAACTCAACGCCACCATGGTCTACGTGACCCACGACCAGGTCGAGGCGATGACGCTGGCCGACCGGATCGCGATCTTCAGCGAGGGCGGCATCGAGCAGGTCGGTTCACCCCTGGAACTTTACCGGCGTCCGGTGAACCGTTTCGTCGCCGGCTTCCTGGGCATGCCGAGGATGAATTTCCTCGCCGCCGAAGTCATCGACGGCGCCATGCGGCTGGCCGACGACAGCGTGCTTCCGTTAGCCGCCGGCCTGGACGCCAAGGGCGAGGTCACGGTCGGCATACGCCCCGAGCACTTGAGCGTCTGCGACACCGACGACACCGCCGGCCGGACGCTCGGCGGCCGGCTTACCGTGGTGGAGCGCCTCGGCAGCGAAACCTACGCCTACGTCGACGTACCCAAGGTGGGCACGATCACCGTGCGTGCCGACGGCGATTTCGAGCGCCGCGCGGGCCGCGACGTGTGCGTCCGCCTCGACCCGGCCCACGCCCACGTTTTCGATGCCG
This window of the Luteibacter aegosomatis genome carries:
- a CDS encoding carbohydrate ABC transporter permease; amino-acid sequence: MNATVRKRPERLLAQPAIVMLLVWMIVPLAMTLYFSTQYYNLLYPGKSAFVGLENFAYFFTYPSFWTSVLNTVVLVGSVLAVTVVGGVLISVLVDETFPGQGIVRMLLISPFFIMPTVAALVWKNLLMNPVSGFLAWLWKLFGATPVNWFADWPLLSVIVVVSWEWLPFAILIFVTALQSLDREQLEAARMDGARGMAIFRHLTLPHLARPIAVVVMVEAIFLLNVFAEIYVTTNGGPGDATTNVPFLVYTQALLEFDVGAASAGGLVAVVLANVMAIFLIRLIGKSLTER
- a CDS encoding carbohydrate ABC transporter permease, which translates into the protein MSHRPHRRLARTVRAIASWLVALAMFFPILWMLLTSFKKELDAFSMPPHFLFTPTLENYRDILARANYLHYAWNSIVTAGGATILGMLVAVPAAYAFAYHPTRRTKDVLLWMLSTKMLPSVGVLVPIYLICRDLNMLDSKTALVVIFALINLPIMVWMIYTYFRDIPYDILEAARMDGANTVQTMFRVLIPVSRGGLASTALLCLILSWNEAFWSLNLTTASAAPLTALIASFSSPEGLFWAKLSAVSTLACAPILVLGWASQRQLVRGLTFGAVK
- a CDS encoding ABC transporter ATP-binding protein is translated as MSRLEIRSLRKSFEGVDVIKGIDLVVEDREFCVFLGPSGCGKSTTLRLIAGLEDADDGQILLDGDDITHRAVDKRDLAMVFQSYALYPHMSVRENMSFALKLAGVDRRTIDEKVSRAAKILALEPYLDRKPSALSGGQRQRVAIGRAITREPRVFLFDEPLSNLDAALRAQTRLELARLHQELNATMVYVTHDQVEAMTLADRIAIFSEGGIEQVGSPLELYRRPVNRFVAGFLGMPRMNFLAAEVIDGAMRLADDSVLPLAAGLDAKGEVTVGIRPEHLSVCDTDDTAGRTLGGRLTVVERLGSETYAYVDVPKVGTITVRADGDFERRAGRDVCVRLDPAHAHVFDAAGIAIHHP